The DNA region TTTTCATACTAGGCTCTTGGGAGTGCTCACCTTCCACCCAGCATAACTTGCTACACATCTGAATTCTCCCTACCCATTTAGAGCTCCTGTGGGTTCTCTTACCTGTCTCTAGTAGCTTTTGTTTAAGGGGAAGATTGGAATCAAACAGATCTTGACCTTACTAGAGTTGGTAAATTGTCTTTTGAGTTTTGGTTTCTTGGTATGTAAAATGTCAGTGAATGCCAAAAGGCAGAGATAATAGGAAGATTAGATAAGGTCTTCTATGATACTGTAGTACTTGGCAAATAGTAGGTACTGACTCTGAGCTCCACCTCTTGGAATctacatgtttttttgtttttgttttttttgttttttaattgattttctcaCTCTGACAAGTTTATGACTTCTGTAAGGACTAGAACAAAGTTCTGTATATACTGTGGTCTCTAGATAATGATTTATTGCATTGGAACTAGcatatataagaatatttatgAGATTGAAATTGTGAGggcttttttctttagttttcctgTTGTGATTGCATCATGGAAAATCACTTGGCTAAATCAACTGAAGAACGAACATTTCAATACCAGGATTCTCTTCCATCTCTGCCTGTTCCTTCACTtgaagaatcattaaaaaaatatcttgaatcAGGTATGTATGTTTGTAATCTTTTCgtatgtattatattattagtAATGTAGGAAACTATGAAATTACTAGAAGTTGATGGGGGTGTAATTGTTTTTTCCTTGAGACTCATGGTAATGTATCCTTAAAATGTGCAgaacttttttgtctttatttctcaagTTACTTTTTCCATAGTTTGAAAAGCCAGATAGTATTTTTaggtttataataaaaagtagCAGGCCTCTGCCTCATTCTCtactcccacccccaaatcccactCCCTCAGGCaagcattttcaaatattttctcagttttttgaTATTGTTTATCTCCAGATATCTTCTATCTCCAGATTTAAAGTAACATGTTTAtactactatttctttttttttttttagttttagatatTATAAATTTGTTGGTAAAAAGATGTGGATTTAGCTCTTTCACACCTTTTACCTTTCCACTCTTCACGCTCAGCATATATGCAGTCCAACATATCCacgttttccttttcattctctcaaTATAGTTGTACAGAATCACCATTTgggattaaatgattaaattagTATTCACTTGATTGAACTCCAGGTTTTACCTCATTTAAATCAGTATGTACCTGTGTTACTTTACCTGATCATTTAGGGTTTATGATTATGCAGTCAATCACACTGTGCTTTGGTTacctttttgctgtttttgtttgattttgcctcatttttcatttgcttacttTGCTTTGTATCCTTAACTAATTCACTCCCAAACACTTCAATACACTGAAAACccttatgtacattatatataatacatatatgtgtatgtacctATACATATATTAAACACATAAGCTATTCTCTGAGTTTCATTTCTTGGAGACATCCCTCCTAGggccctctgccctcttccttcaATCagcatatttttcttaagttgGTTGATAGCTGTTCTCTGGGGACTTTCTTTCCCCCATTATCCTAGCAGTTTGCTTCACCTCTCCCTCCTTTATTGGATTCTCTGgttcctgtctttttcttcctcttttcacttATATTTGTGAAGTACATCTTTAGTAGCTACTTGAGAAAagaatttctgggaaaaaaagaatgtgagacCTAAAAATTTATTCTACCCTCATATCTGATTGTTTGGCTGAATATAGAATATTCTGGgttggaaatgatttttcttagGAGTTTTGAAGGTACTGTCTGTTCTCTTGAGAGGTCTAATGCCATTCTGTTTGATCCTTCATATGTGGCCTGTTTTTTACTTTACAGATGTGTTTGGAAACCTTTTTATCCCTAccattttgattgtttccatgTCCCTtagtgtgtagatttttttttctcatttatttctctgaataCACAGTAGGTTCTTTTAAGTTGAAAAATTCAAGTTATGCAGTTtgaggaaatttgaaaaatagtgtTTCTTGAatagttttctcctttgttttccctctctttctggaattcctaGTAATTGGATCTGGGGCATTCTGGACtaagcttttaattaaaaaatgatttccctTATTATTAGTGCCTTTCCCTTCCTGGGAAAGGGTCTGTTTATTGTTTGGGACCACCAATCCTATTTTTGCTTATTCTGCCTTTGACTGTCATGCGAGAGGCTTTCCTCAAATATCAGAAAATTTGTAGTCTTCATATTTTAGAGTTAGACCCTAAAAAGCCGATTGAAAGCTCTATATGTGTGGGTAGGGATTTGGTGACCAGTGGGCCTTCTAGTGACTCTTGTTGCAGAGATCTAGCAGTTCCATTGGGACCATGCCCAGACCTAAGTAATAATTTTTCTTGGACTGATCTGTTTCCCCAAAGAGTCCTCTTTTGTTTAGAAGGCATTAGCCTGATTTCTAGTGTTTTGGGAACTAAGTAGGGGAAGGAGGCTGGAGGGGTCATTGTTCTGGGTGTACCCTTTCATCATaatctttttttcaatatgaCTTAGGAGCCATGTATTCTGTTTGTCAATTTTTCCTAAGAATAAACCTCTAGATTTCTGCTGGCATTGGTAGGAAGTTGCCTGGCTTTCTAGAGTGGAGAAAGATCTACAGGAGACCTGTTTTCAGCCactttttgccccccccccccccccccccctttgaaaGTCCATTTGCCTAGAATTCTTGAACCTTTCTGGGATTCTACTGCAGGAATTGACTTGCTTCTTGGTTTGCACCTAACCTTAACCTTGTATCTTCCTCCCTTCCGCTGTCTAGGCTTTAGACAGGCTTTCTCCATTCTACAAAGTCcccattttctcatgtgttttctaatttgtaaaatgttaGCTTAACTGGTCTGCTGTCCTCTCCTTCCATATTCTTGGTCCTTATaggtttttgcctttttaattaccgtgattttactgaattctaGGAGGTTTGGAGATAAATGTATGCATTTGGTTCACTTTGTTGAACTGAAAAGCCCTTGATGTTCtttaagtttcttcttttctctttttcctcaggTACTTTTATCTGGGAATTCaagtttcttttgtaaaaattttaatgattattcacTGTTTTTGATTATACATTTCACTTGGACTGTTGCTAAATACAGCTGTTTAAATTGACTTTAAGATAGTACTTGGAAGAGACAGAATcataaaaaaggaagatattaatGTCCTTTGCTAATTTGCTTTTCTCGGTAGCAAATTTTCGGAAcaattggttttcattttcatgggcTAAAatcctgttttttatttgtttttgttttgtgtgtgtgtatgtatttggaaGGAAACTGTTATtggctctggctctgggctggaggCAGGCTTTACACTTAAATTTACGTACATATTGCACTTACGTACATGATGTTCAAGGCTCTGCTTGAACATTAGTGGAAGgagattttaatttctcttattcaTGGCTAAACAGGATTAACTTTTCTGTTGGGCTAATAGCTAGATGATAGttctatctttatctttttaattctcatcatccagaataattttaaaatagtttttcagaAAAAGGTTATCAGATTACCCAGTatccactgttttatttttcacctcattttGCATTGTTGCTTTTCAGCTATTTTTATGTTGTAAACTCTGTCATAATTTATTGGACTGCTGTAGTAATTAAtgcatttataattgttttacgTAATTAAGTCTCAAGATTTATGTAATAATGTGAGTTTATGGTACATGATGTCTAAgtattttaatgcatattttatctttatagtaAAGCCATTTGcaaataaagaagaatataaaaaaactgaagaaattgtCCAAAAATTTCAAGATGGTATTGGAAGAAAATTGCACCAGAAATTACTTGAAagggcaaaaggaaaaagaaattgggtATTTGTGTTATTGTACTTATAATTAGAAAATTGATGATgcttgaatgaaaaataaaaatgttttatttaaatagctttcaatttaaaattattagtgtAAATATCCTTGCAGTCGTTGTTGTAATCATCCAGAAGAATGAGGGAATTGTTTAACTCTAGGGAGTTTTAAGTGTTGTGTGTGAACTTTTCTTTTACCACATGGagaacttgttaaaatgcagacttcCTGGGACCagtgattctgattcagtatCTCTAGAATGGGGGCCCAGAAGTCCTTATTTTAACTTTCCATGTGGTCCTGGTGGAGGTGATATGCAGACCCTGCTTTGAGAGAAACATTTTGTTCAGGTAATCCTAGCCTGAAAAAAATAGACATGCCACATAGGTGGCatacaaatacttaaatattgCATGGGAGAGAAAGGGCCATTACAAAGTTGGAGTGGAGAATGGTTTTGAGTATTATATGTTGGAATTAGGTAGATTGAGAGGGAGATGTTGATACAGTCATTACTGAGGCAGTGCATAATTTTCTTTAAGGAATCTTGGGCTTCTTCAGCTTAACTACTCTGCTTCTGTAGTGTGAACCAGAGGTTaggttttcataatttaaaaaaattgccagggtgcctgggtggttcagttggttaagcttctggctttggctcaggtcgtgatctcgcagtttgtgggtttgagccctgtattgggctttgtgctgacagctgagaacgtggagcctgcttcaaattctgtggcTCTCTCGCTTTCTGCCCGTCAATGACTCGTGCTgtctcataaacattaaaaaaaattgccttaaTCTAGAAATAATGATTGTAACTGTATTTaagctttagaaataaaaagcaagttgATCTTTCCATTAGTCATTGATAACTATGAAGGAGTAATAGAATTTTATACTTTGAGATTTCTTTCTTCACAGTCTTGAGACTTGAGCAATTTTAATTGAATCAGGGTAAGGTAAGAAGTCTGTATCCTTTTTGGTTACTTCCTTTTCTGAATGATTATAGTTTATAAcatccatttcttaaaaaataactccAGATAATTTGATGAGATCTGCATATCTGCCTGAAATTTAGTTGCATATTATAAAAGAAGGACACAGAAAGCACTGAAAATTCTGAATTAGTTTTATGTGTACTGAAAAGGTTTCATATTTCTGATTTAGCACTGCAGTTTTTGCTTGGAAAAGGAAAATTGCAAATGTCTTACTAGTTGTTATAATTAAGTGAggatttgttaaatatttattatacccAAAGTACTCTGGGAAAACTCACCTAAGGACTTCGGTGTTGTGACTTCAGTATGATCTATCTGAAGGTGACTTTTCAGTGCTTTCTTGTTGCCTGTTTTTGgtaatgtaattataattaagATCCTATAgttccagaagaaagaaatgatcatAATACCATTTTTCAATATCTGTgataatttaaaacaagaaagtgtgtttttattttttaatttatcatttttttaaaaagagcttacTGAGGTAAAATTGACTTAAAGTCCATTGTCCGTGTACAATTTGATGTGGGTaagtaaatgtgtttttaagtgttaaagagtaaagagaaaagaacaaatacagcttttgtttttttggttttctttggcaGCAATTATACATTCAAGTATACCCAATTGCATTAGGCTgaagttcttaatttcttttagctGGAAGAATGGTGGCTGAATGTTGCCTATCTGGATGCTCGTTTACCGTCACAACTGAATGTCAATTTTGCTGGTCCTGCACCTTATATTGAACACTACTGGCCTCCAAAGGAAGGCACTCAGTTGGAAAGAGGAAGTATAAGTCTTTGGCATAACTTGAACTACTGGCAGCTATTAAGAAAGTAAGGACAGTTATGTGAATTTAGTAACAGGTTTACCTACAGTTTTAGGTGGCAAAATGTTGAGAAGCTGAATTTTAGTTATTCAAAGATACTATAGTTGTGACTACTTGTTTTACAAGTGTTATAAAGACTTGTTgaccaaaatacttttttttgtttgttttaatagggAAAAAGTGCCTGTTCATAAAGTTGGAAATAATCCTCTAGATATGGATCAATTCCGAATGGTGTTTTCCACATGCAAGATTCCAGGGATTACTAGAGATTcaattatgaattattttaggACTGGTAAGTAGAAAACATGGGTACTTTTTTGGTTAAGTCATTAGGATTTGGATAGTTGTGCTGTGGTTTCTACTGTGATGCTGTGGATGACTAATTGGAGGCTTTCTGTGAACCTTTTAGTTGTAAGTAATTTAtgggaatggattttttttttttttaaatgcttatttattttgagagagagaggggcacagagggaggggagagaatcccaagctggcttcttgctgccagcccagagctcgacatggggcgtgaactcaccaattgtgagatcatgacctgagctgaaatcaagagttggatgtgaaaccaactgagccacccagatgccctgggaaTGGATTTTATAAAATGTGTCTTACATAGTTCTATATAAAAGCTGGTGTTTATGTTGCATCATTtgagtatttaaattttaaagaacattatcGATTAGAATATTAGGAAATCTGGAGCATATGATTTGGATCTTTCTGTCTCTACCCTCttacttgaattttctttttgagtgTTTGCTTATATATGGTTATTATGCCCCATTTCTCTGTGAGtatgcccttccttcctctcccagccTTTCGAGGTGAGAGCCTGGTGTCAGTCTTCTTGAAGGCATAGGAGTTCAGATTGACTCaccaaagtttttgtttttactgtccGCTTAATGGTAAATTCTGCTTGGTGTGCTAGCATATctcaaaatggaaaattctatTGTAGTAACTGCCTGTTTTTGGTTATTTcaggatctttttcttttttataaatttaataacatAGTTTATAGTTACTGCAGAATGTAACTATGAAAGGAGATTTTTCTTACctgaaattttgtttaaaagtaaaatttctggggcgcctgggtggctcagtcagttaagcgtccgacttcggctcaggtcatgatctcgcggtccgtgagttcaagccccgcatcaggctctgtgctgactgcttagagcctggagcctgtttcggattctgggtctccctctctgtctgaccctccctcgatcatgctctgtctctctatgtctcaaaaataaataaacgttaaaaaaaaaaagtaaaatttctttgCCAGTTTTGCTTGTAGTGTGAGGAATATGAGTTTACTTTCATAAACTCCTCTTTGTAAACCTCATTAGATGCTTGAGATATTTAATGTCCTCAGGCCCACACACATTTATCTTGATGTTCCAAGTGAAAAACCTGGTTACTTAGGGCATAAAGTTTAATGCCCAAACACGAATGGAAAAAATgaacaggagaaaatggaataGCCATAGCAAAGAGAGAAATATGCATATTGGTTAAGAACTCAAATCAGTCAACCTGGTTTTCAAGTTCAATCTTTACTATTTGATAGGTATGTTCTAAGATAGATAAAATAATCCTTTAAGGTACAGCATGTATTGCGAGTTAAagtgtgggattgtgatgcttccatctttggttttctttttcaacattactttggctatttggggtcttttgtggttccatagaaattttaggattgttttaactctgtgaagaatgctggtgctattttgataaggattgcattgagtgtgtagattgctttgggtagtttcgacattttaacaatattcttctaatctatgagcatgaaatgttctttgatttcttagtgtcgtcttcaatttctttcataagctttgaatagttttcagcatacaggtcttttacctctttggttaggtttattcctaggtattttatggtgtttGGGCATGTAAAATGCAGTCATTAATTTAACAATGTGCCTCTTAATACAGTCCTTCAAGCTATCATAAACTATATTCTTATACTTACAGCCATGCGAAGAGGTATAGTTAGGGATAAAGCTGAGgtaataagtaaacaaataacagAGTTGGTGATAAATACTGTATAGAGAATTCAAATAATGGGTAAGTAGGTGGCTGTTTAGGTAGTCAGGGAAAGCATCTCTGAGGATATGAATAAGATGTTCCAgcagttttttgtctttttatttttgattggtTCATATTGTTTTTGTGTTGAGGGAAGAAATCCCCCGGGCATGAATAAATTTGGCATGTTTGAAGGGGAATATGGATGGAGCACACGAGGCCACGGGGAGGTGGCCGACTGGAGTGGTGACTAgaggctggatcatatggtaatttggAAGCCAACTCGtggatttggattttatttaaaatgtgaataagaTAGTATTAGTGAGTTTTGAGGAGGAAAGTGATGTGATCAGGtttatgttttgaaaagatgATTGTACCTGCTGTTTGAAGATTAAGATTTTTAGGAAACAGACAGTGGTAGAAGCAGGGAGATCAGTTAGAAAatagttttaggggcgcctgggtggctcagtcggttaagcggccgacttcggctcaggtcatgatctcgcggtccgtgagttcgagccccgcgtcaggctctgtgctgacagctcagagcctggagcatgtttcagattctgtgtctccgtctctctcaccctcccctgttcatgctctgtctctccctgtctcaaaaataaataaaacgttaaaaaaaaaaaaaaaagaaaatagttttagtAGTTCTAGTGAGCTACAATAACGACTTGTACTTGCGTAATAATATGGAACTGATAAAAAGTTCttagattctggatatattttggttttgggtttAGCAGAATTATTCATAGATTGGTTAtgagatgtaagaaaaaaaaggggaatcAGATGACTTCAAGGTATTTGGCTTAAGAAATGGGGTAGATAGATGTGTTGGTTGATGAGGTGGGAAAAATTGGGACGAAATATTCAGGGAGGAAATTAAGAGGTCCCTTAGGCTATGTTGAGTTTAAGATGCCTTTTAGACATCTGAAGTGGAAATGCAAGTAGATAGTTGGATGCAAAGTTTGGACTGGGGGAGCAGTTTCAGTGCTGTACCAAGAGATTTAGGAATCACCATTAGCAggcacagaaaacattttaaagccctAAGAGTAGCTTTTGTAACACATATAGAGGAAGATTATCAAGTGAACAAATAATGATGCTTAGCACAATTAAATATGGTATTTGGTGGTCTGAAGAGTCCAACACAGCAAAAGAGACTAAAGTGGGAAGGAAGCAAGGACAGTGGTCTCCCGGAAGCCAAGAGGAGGAAGTGTTGTACTGAATGCTCCAAAGGTCAActgagataaaatttaaaagtgacCAAATTATTTGTCAACATGACATGGACCGGCTGCCCTCGACAAGAGCAGTCTTAGTGGAAGTTGGGGAAGGGAGCTCAACTGGAGAAGATGAAAGGAAGCTAAGTAAGTAGTGACAACATTTGGAAATAATCCTTACGGAAGAAGTTTTGATGTACAGTGggagatactttatttttttaaatgggtactATTAtataacaaagagaaataaaaggcatccaaattggcaaggaagaagtcaaacttctgctttttgcagatgacatggtactgtATGTAGAAAACTCAACAGATAccaccaaaaaattgttagaactaatacatgaattcagcacaatcacaggatataagatcaacatgcagaaatctgttgcatttctatacaccagtaacaaagtagcagaaaaagaaatcaaggaattgatcccatttgcaattacatcaaaaaacaataagatacctaggaataaacctaac from Panthera leo isolate Ple1 chromosome A2, P.leo_Ple1_pat1.1, whole genome shotgun sequence includes:
- the CROT gene encoding peroxisomal carnitine O-octanoyltransferase isoform X2, with the translated sequence MENHLAKSTEERTFQYQDSLPSLPVPSLEESLKKYLESVKPFANKEEYKKTEEIVQKFQDGIGRKLHQKLLERAKGKRNWLEEWWLNVAYLDARLPSQLNVNFAGPAPYIEHYWPPKEGTQLERGSISLWHNLNYWQLLRKEKVPVHKVGNNPLDMDQFRMVFSTCKIPGITRDSIMNYFRTESEGRSPTHITVLCRGRVFVFDVMHEGCLMTPPEIHRQLTYIHKKCHSEPDGPGIPALTSEERTRWAKAREYLISLDPENLTRLEKIQSSLLVYSLEDSSPHVTPEDYSQEIQHYAGETNLIT